The genomic region ACGTCGGCGTAGCTCTTGACCGCCTGCTGCGTGAACGTGCTGCCCTGGCTCAGGTCCTGCACGGTGCCGGCCGACTGCGTCGAGACGAACACCTTGGACGACGCCCGGTACTCGGGCGTCTGCACGAGCGAGTAGCCGGCGGCGGCCCCCACTCCGAGCAGCAGGACCAACAGGATCAGGATCCATGACCGTCGCAGGATCCGGATGTACTCACGCAGTTCCACAGGCGATCCCCCTCGTCGATGGAGCGCCCCCCAGCGGCGCCCGAGCCCCATGCTCCCACAGCCGAGGACCAGCACTGGTTCCCCGGGGCGGGGAATGACGTCACGTGGATGACGCCCCAGCTTCTGGGGCGGTCTCCCGGCGGGACGAGCGGGATAGCGTGGATTGGGGATCAGGCCACCCACCTCCCCGGACTCCCGCGGTGGGCCCGCCCACCGAGGAGGAGGCCCGCCCCGTGCTCGACGACCGCGTCGCCCTCGTGCCGCTCGCCACCCTCGTGCTCACGGGCGCCCTCACCGCGTGTCGCCTCCGCTGCCTGCGCGACTGACGCGCGTCGCGGCCCGTCCCCCGCGGCCGGATCAGGCGAAGTCGGCGTCGGGGCCGGCGGGGTACCCGAACGTCGACGCGCCCACCTCGACGGGGCGGCCGCTCGTGAGCACTCCCCCGCTCTCCGCGAGGTAGCAGGCGCCGCAGAGCGACATGTACGTGACGTCCTCGCCGTCGATCGCGACCTGGTCGCCGGCGAAGATGAACCGCTCGCCGACCTGGCGCGCGTTGAAGACGGCCTTGCGCCCGCAGCGGCAGATGGTCTTCATCTCCTCCAGGCTGTGCGCGATCTCCAGCAGCCGCCGGCTGCCGGGGAACGCCACCGTCTGGAAGTCGGTGCGGATCCCGTAGGCGATGACCGGGACGTCCTGCAGGATCGCGATCCGCAGCAGGTCGTCCACCTGCGACTCGCGCAGGAACTGCGCCTCGTCCACGAGGAGGCACGCCG from Clavibacter michiganensis subsp. insidiosus harbors:
- a CDS encoding thymidine kinase — translated: MAKLYFRFGAMNSGKSTSMLQAAYNYEERGQHVLLTKPVIDTKGDRDIVSRLGVRRPVDFLLEPDADVWQEFGIHRERVLQEKGGPTACLLVDEAQFLRESQVDDLLRIAILQDVPVIAYGIRTDFQTVAFPGSRRLLEIAHSLEEMKTICRCGRKAVFNARQVGERFIFAGDQVAIDGEDVTYMSLCGACYLAESGGVLTSGRPVEVGASTFGYPAGPDADFA